Proteins from one Coregonus clupeaformis isolate EN_2021a chromosome 29, ASM2061545v1, whole genome shotgun sequence genomic window:
- the pfn4 gene encoding profilin-4 isoform X1, which translates to MNQFQNLINDCLIDTKHVESAAILVAKTATVTAASARFQVLPPQAQIFIDSFKHMASTRERGFYFQDKAYNCVRADRNSIYCKCGTHGLILVKTALYVIVATYNDSMYPSVCVEAVEKLAVYLKDKGK; encoded by the exons ATGAACCAATTTCAGAATTTGATAAATGACTGTCTTATCGATACAAAACACGTGGAAAGCGCTGCCATTCTGGTTGCGAAGACTGCAACAGTAACTGCCGCGTCTGCAAGGTTTCAG GTTCTTCCACCACAAGCCCAGATTTTCATAGACTCTTTCAAGCACATGGCATCGACCAGAGAGCGGGGTTTCTACTTCCAAGACAAAGCATACAACTGCGTCCGAGCTGACAGGAACTCCATCTACTGCAAATGT GGAACACATGGCTTAATTCTTGTGAAGACTGCTCTGTACGTTATAGTGGCGACATACAACGACAGCATGTACCCCAGCGTGTGTGTGGAGGCCGTTGAGAAACTAG
- the pfn4 gene encoding profilin-4 isoform X2: MNQFQNLINDCLIDTKHVESAAILVAKTATVTAASARFQVLPPQAQIFIDSFKHMASTRERGFYFQDKAYNCVRADRNSIYCKCGTHGLILVKTALYVIVATYNDSMYPSVCVEAVEKLVYLKDKGK; the protein is encoded by the exons ATGAACCAATTTCAGAATTTGATAAATGACTGTCTTATCGATACAAAACACGTGGAAAGCGCTGCCATTCTGGTTGCGAAGACTGCAACAGTAACTGCCGCGTCTGCAAGGTTTCAG GTTCTTCCACCACAAGCCCAGATTTTCATAGACTCTTTCAAGCACATGGCATCGACCAGAGAGCGGGGTTTCTACTTCCAAGACAAAGCATACAACTGCGTCCGAGCTGACAGGAACTCCATCTACTGCAAATGT GGAACACATGGCTTAATTCTTGTGAAGACTGCTCTGTACGTTATAGTGGCGACATACAACGACAGCATGTACCCCAGCGTGTGTGTGGAGGCCGTTGAGAAACTAG